The Panicum hallii strain FIL2 chromosome 9, PHallii_v3.1, whole genome shotgun sequence genome has a window encoding:
- the LOC112873811 gene encoding non-specific lipid transfer protein GPI-anchored 2-like isoform X1, with product MRRYRMVAAAVVAAVLLAAVPASGQVATSCTASLITTFTPCLNFVTGSTNGGGSPTQQCCGSLAEMVRTGADCACLILTGNVPFSLPINRTLAISLPRLCSSTSVPLQCRDTATQIPAPVAIVGPVAFAPALPPLPPIPPESSVPGSPVDPAATSPAVDSPPFPQRPVVVPSSAWRSSHVPVAAVAIVLSVAASIFV from the exons ATGAGGCGTTACaggatggtggcggcggcggtggtcgcgGCGGTGCTGCTGGCCGCGGTGCCGGCGTCGGGGCAGGTGGCGACGTCGTGCACGGCGTCGCTGATAACGACGTTCACGCCGTGCCTCAACTTCGTGACGGGGAGCACCAACGGCGGCGGGTCGCCGACGCAGCAGTGCTGCGGCTCGCTGGCGGAGATGGTCCGCACCGGCGCCGACTGCGCCTGCCTCATCCTCACCGGGAACGTGCCCTTCAGCCTCCCCATCAACCGCACGCTCGCCATCTCCCTCCCCAGGCTCTGCAGCTCCACGTCCGTCCCGCTGCAGTGCAGAG ACACGGCAACGCAAATCCCAGCTCCAG TTGCAATTGTAGGCCCTGTTGCATTCGCTCCGGCGCTGCCCCCTCTGC CACCGATACCACCGGAATCTTCAGTGCCCGGCTCTCCGGTGGATCCCGCAGCGACGTCTCCGGCGGTGGACTCGCCGCCGTTCCCCCAGAGGCCAGTGGTGGTGCCCAGCTCGGCATGGAGGAGTTCTCACGTGCCCGTGGCGGCTGTCGCCATTGTACTGTCGGTTGCTGCATCCATTTTCGTTTGA
- the LOC112877624 gene encoding non-specific lipid-transfer protein-like protein At2g13820, which produces MAARAGALAVACLVAAMAVALLVSPASAQSACTTTLISLYPCLNYISGNVSTPPSLCCSQLASVVQSNPQCLCAALSGDSSSLGGVTIDKTRALELPQACNVKTPPASKCNSAGGGNAPGAAMPTTPSTGVPASAGASGGSKATPTAPYLTSGDASIRGAASLALTFAAVAV; this is translated from the exons ATGGCGGCAAGAGCAGGAGCGTTGGCAGTGGCGTGCCTCGTGGCCGCCATGGCGGTGGCACTGCTGGTCTCGCCGGCGTCGGCGCAGTCCGCGTGCACGACCACGCTGATCAGCCTGTACCCGTGCCTGAACTACATCAGCGGTAATGTGTCGACACCGCCGTCCTTGTGCTGCTCGCAGCTCGCCAGCGTTGTGCAGTCCAACCCGCAGTGCCTCTGCGCCGCGCTAAGCGGCGACTCGTCGTCCCTCGGCGGCGTCACCATCGACAAGACGCGCGCGCTCGAGCTCCCCCAGGCCTGCAACGTAAAGACCCCGCCGGCGAGCAAGTGCAACT CTGCCGGCGGTGGTAACGCTCCGGGCGCCGCGATGCCGACCACGCCGTCGACCGGCGTGCCAGCGAGCGCAG GGGCCAGCGGTGGATCCAAGGCGACGCCGACGGCGCCGTACCTGACATCTGGCGACGCGTCGATCCGGGGGGCGGCGAGCCTGGCGCTCACATTCGCGGCTGTCGCCGTCTAA
- the LOC112873812 gene encoding uncharacterized protein LOC112873812 has product MSGEYNGSSEMSVGQPKAVGRKQLRRGTKRRFVMTHDNQEGTNGGNMVPFSAALRDEENVGEVIHCPSVTINVGEIAISEAAYGSKVPISNPAGDFCWPVVATNDDEENIGKVAYDSILNLESPDPTTLLRIMMGNKYSTDEVSAQFQNVARLQAPEFTTLLTIMNNAGYGETTDDGHYDVYKVMTNLEGW; this is encoded by the exons ATGTCCGGGGAATATAATGGTTCGTCTGAGATGAGTGTTGGTCAGCCAAAG GCTGTTGGCCGGAAGCAGCTTCGACGAGGTACTAAAAGGCGCTTTGTCATGACCCATGACAATCAGGAAGGGACCAATGGAGGCAACATGGTGCCATTCAGCGCCGCTCTAAGAGACGAGGAAAACGTTGGTGAGGTCATCCATTGCCCCTCAGTCACAATCAATGTAGGTGAGATTGCCATCAGTGAGGCTGCATATGGAAGCAAGGTGCCAATCAGCAACCCTGCCGGAGACTTCTGTTGGCCTGTTGTAGCGACCAACGATGACGAGGAAAACATCGGCAAGGTCGCCTACGACAGCATCCTGAACCTGGAATCGCCTGATCCCACCACACTCCTCAGGATCATGATGGGAAACAAGTACAGCACCGATGAAGTGTCGGCGCAGTTCCAGAACGTGGCACGGCTCCAGGCTCCTGAGTTCACCACCCTCCTGACCATCATGAACAATGCTGGCTATGGTGAGACCACGGACGATGGACACTATGATGTCTACAAAGTAATGACGAATTTAGAAGGGTGGTAG
- the LOC112873811 gene encoding non-specific lipid-transfer protein-like protein At2g13820 isoform X2, with protein MRRYRMVAAAVVAAVLLAAVPASGQVATSCTASLITTFTPCLNFVTGSTNGGGSPTQQCCGSLAEMVRTGADCACLILTGNVPFSLPINRTLAISLPRLCSSTSVPLQCRDTATQIPAPGPVAFAPALPPLPPIPPESSVPGSPVDPAATSPAVDSPPFPQRPVVVPSSAWRSSHVPVAAVAIVLSVAASIFV; from the exons ATGAGGCGTTACaggatggtggcggcggcggtggtcgcgGCGGTGCTGCTGGCCGCGGTGCCGGCGTCGGGGCAGGTGGCGACGTCGTGCACGGCGTCGCTGATAACGACGTTCACGCCGTGCCTCAACTTCGTGACGGGGAGCACCAACGGCGGCGGGTCGCCGACGCAGCAGTGCTGCGGCTCGCTGGCGGAGATGGTCCGCACCGGCGCCGACTGCGCCTGCCTCATCCTCACCGGGAACGTGCCCTTCAGCCTCCCCATCAACCGCACGCTCGCCATCTCCCTCCCCAGGCTCTGCAGCTCCACGTCCGTCCCGCTGCAGTGCAGAG ACACGGCAACGCAAATCCCAGCTCCAG GCCCTGTTGCATTCGCTCCGGCGCTGCCCCCTCTGC CACCGATACCACCGGAATCTTCAGTGCCCGGCTCTCCGGTGGATCCCGCAGCGACGTCTCCGGCGGTGGACTCGCCGCCGTTCCCCCAGAGGCCAGTGGTGGTGCCCAGCTCGGCATGGAGGAGTTCTCACGTGCCCGTGGCGGCTGTCGCCATTGTACTGTCGGTTGCTGCATCCATTTTCGTTTGA